One region of Marivirga arenosa genomic DNA includes:
- a CDS encoding mechanosensitive ion channel family protein, producing MSYFENEWQISPDLQLKIFHSFLALFVLLLIRFLALQLIFKNFKDVKDRYQWKNGVKNAYYIILLIALANIWIDKIDSIGTFLGLVSAGLAIALQVPIVNLAAWLFIVVRKPFEVGDRIEIGGVSGDVIDIRFFQFTINEIGNWVAAEQSTGRIIHVPNGEVFKVSQANYNQGFSHIWLELPVLVTFESNWRKAKEILENIINIHAEELSFSAKRKLLEASKKYMIFYSNLTPIVYTQVKDSGVELTIRFLSEPKKRRVVENNVWEAILDNFAKQDDIDFAYPTQRVFYNYTEGKEGAKKKFDPNLNQ from the coding sequence ATGTCATATTTCGAAAATGAGTGGCAAATTAGCCCTGATTTGCAATTAAAAATATTTCATAGCTTTTTAGCTTTATTTGTTTTACTGCTTATCAGGTTTTTAGCTCTTCAATTAATTTTCAAGAATTTTAAAGATGTAAAAGATCGCTATCAATGGAAGAATGGGGTTAAAAATGCCTATTATATCATTTTACTTATTGCGCTAGCTAATATTTGGATTGATAAGATTGATTCAATAGGTACATTTCTAGGTTTAGTAAGTGCAGGTTTAGCCATTGCACTTCAAGTCCCCATAGTAAATTTAGCAGCATGGCTCTTTATTGTCGTTCGTAAACCTTTTGAAGTTGGGGATAGAATTGAAATCGGAGGTGTTTCTGGAGATGTGATCGATATCCGTTTTTTTCAATTTACTATTAATGAAATTGGCAATTGGGTAGCTGCAGAACAAAGTACTGGAAGAATTATTCACGTCCCAAATGGTGAAGTTTTTAAAGTAAGTCAGGCGAATTATAATCAAGGTTTTAGTCATATTTGGCTTGAATTACCAGTATTAGTAACCTTTGAAAGCAATTGGAGAAAAGCTAAAGAGATTTTAGAAAATATCATCAATATCCATGCAGAAGAGTTATCCTTTTCTGCAAAGCGAAAGTTACTGGAAGCTTCGAAGAAATATATGATATTTTACAGTAACCTCACTCCTATTGTGTATACACAAGTAAAGGATAGCGGGGTAGAATTAACCATTCGTTTTTTATCTGAGCCTAAAAAAAGAAGAGTAGTAGAAAATAATGTATGGGAAGCAATATTAGATAATTTTGCAAAGCAAGATGATATAGATTTTGCTTACCCAACTCAAAGAGTGTTTTACAACTATACTGAGGGTAAGGAAGGCGCAAAGAAAAAATTTGATCCCAATTTGAATCAATAA
- the ispE gene encoding 4-(cytidine 5'-diphospho)-2-C-methyl-D-erythritol kinase: MLVFPNAKINLGLNITAKRADGYHDIESCFYPIPIKDALEIIPSEKLEFQTTGLEIPGNYEHNLVIKAFNTVKERYNIPNVKIILHKHIPMGAGMGGGSADGSFMLNLLNDYFNLNLSISEREEMALQLGSDCPFFIENKPKFVSGRGEIFEDCNLDLSGMYLGIIYPGIHIGTAEAYSGIIPKKPDASVKEVINNFAIQDWKDKLKNDFEESVFQKHPQLKGIKQSLYDSGAIYASMTGSGSTIFGLFNDNSDVESIKADQILKL; the protein is encoded by the coding sequence ATGCTCGTATTTCCAAACGCTAAAATTAATTTAGGACTAAACATCACAGCCAAAAGAGCTGATGGTTATCATGATATTGAATCATGTTTTTACCCTATACCTATCAAAGATGCCTTGGAAATAATCCCTTCTGAAAAATTAGAATTTCAGACTACTGGTTTAGAAATCCCTGGAAATTATGAGCATAACCTAGTGATCAAAGCATTTAATACTGTTAAGGAACGGTATAACATCCCTAATGTCAAAATCATTCTTCATAAACATATACCAATGGGAGCTGGTATGGGTGGAGGTTCGGCTGATGGCTCTTTTATGTTAAATCTCTTAAATGATTATTTTAATTTGAATTTATCCATTTCAGAACGAGAGGAAATGGCACTTCAATTAGGTAGCGATTGTCCTTTTTTTATAGAAAACAAACCAAAGTTTGTAAGTGGACGAGGAGAAATTTTTGAGGATTGTAATCTAGATCTTTCCGGTATGTATTTAGGAATTATTTATCCCGGAATTCATATTGGAACAGCAGAAGCCTACAGCGGCATTATTCCCAAAAAACCAGATGCCTCAGTAAAAGAGGTGATTAACAATTTCGCTATTCAGGACTGGAAGGATAAACTTAAAAACGATTTTGAGGAATCAGTTTTTCAAAAGCACCCTCAATTAAAAGGAATTAAGCAATCTCTTTATGATTCAGGTGCAATTTATGCAAGCATGACCGGCAGTGGTTCTACTATTTTTGGCCTATTTAATGATAACTCGGACGTTGAATCAATCAAGGCTGATCAAATATTAAAATTATAA
- a CDS encoding fasciclin domain-containing protein, giving the protein MKKLLKVVVLSVFVLGLSFSVKAQNKNIVELAVGTESLSTLVTAVKAAGLVETLSGAGPFTVFAPTNAAFEALPDGVLESLLKPENKDQLVAVLTYHVIGAKVMSTDLKEGQKAKTVQGEEVSISLKGGATVSGANVAKADIKASNGVVHVIDAVILPPSMK; this is encoded by the coding sequence ATGAAAAAGTTATTGAAAGTAGTTGTATTAAGTGTATTTGTATTAGGATTGTCATTCTCAGTTAAAGCTCAAAACAAAAATATTGTTGAATTAGCGGTAGGTACTGAGTCCCTTTCAACATTGGTAACAGCAGTAAAAGCAGCTGGTTTAGTAGAAACATTGAGTGGAGCAGGTCCATTTACTGTTTTCGCCCCAACAAATGCAGCATTTGAGGCTCTTCCAGATGGTGTTTTGGAGTCACTACTAAAGCCCGAAAATAAAGATCAATTAGTAGCAGTTTTAACGTATCACGTTATTGGAGCAAAGGTAATGTCAACTGATTTGAAAGAAGGTCAAAAAGCTAAAACTGTACAGGGTGAAGAAGTTAGCATTAGTTTAAAAGGTGGTGCTACTGTAAGCGGAGCGAATGTTGCGAAAGCAGATATTAAGGCATCTAATGGAGTAGTACATGTTATTGATGCAGTTATTTTACCTCCATCAATGAAATAA
- a CDS encoding DMT family transporter → MTEELKNYLQLHFVVLIWGLTAILGLLINVSAVAVVFYRTLFSTIILLGLLLLWKKSFKVEFKEFFKIIGVGLIIGLHWILFFAAARVSTASVCLVGIATCSFWTSLIEPLMSSRKIKIYELLLGILVVLGLYIIFRLEFQYIEGLIMAIVAAMLASVFTVLNGKLTHKHNHYVITFYEMMGACLSSLLFIPLYLYYFDTEIVNFIPNQLDWVYLLLLAGICTVLAFSMSVKIQKVLSAFVVNLTVNLEPVYGIVLAFAIFGEKEKMSAGFYLGTAIILLSVLSYPLINRVVKRRALQSDIIR, encoded by the coding sequence ATGACAGAAGAATTAAAAAACTATCTACAGCTTCATTTTGTAGTTTTAATTTGGGGATTAACAGCTATTTTAGGATTGCTTATTAATGTTTCAGCTGTTGCGGTAGTTTTTTATAGGACGCTCTTTTCTACGATAATTCTTTTAGGGTTATTACTTCTTTGGAAAAAAAGTTTTAAGGTTGAATTTAAAGAGTTTTTCAAGATAATCGGGGTTGGGTTAATAATTGGATTGCATTGGATATTATTTTTTGCTGCTGCTAGAGTCTCTACGGCTTCCGTTTGCCTTGTGGGTATTGCTACATGTTCATTTTGGACTAGTTTAATAGAACCACTCATGAGTAGTAGAAAAATTAAAATCTATGAATTGTTATTAGGGATATTAGTGGTTCTTGGATTGTATATAATCTTCAGATTAGAATTTCAATATATCGAAGGTTTAATAATGGCAATTGTGGCTGCAATGTTAGCTAGTGTTTTTACTGTGCTAAATGGAAAACTAACTCATAAGCACAATCACTATGTTATAACTTTTTATGAAATGATGGGGGCATGCTTGTCTTCACTTTTATTTATCCCTTTGTATCTTTATTATTTCGATACTGAAATTGTAAACTTCATTCCAAATCAATTGGACTGGGTATATCTTTTATTATTGGCTGGTATTTGCACAGTATTAGCATTTTCAATGTCAGTAAAAATACAAAAAGTTTTAAGTGCTTTTGTAGTAAACCTTACAGTCAACCTTGAACCTGTTTATGGAATTGTATTAGCTTTTGCTATTTTTGGTGAGAAAGAAAAAATGAGTGCTGGATTTTATTTAGGTACTGCCATTATTTTACTTTCTGTACTAAGCTACCCTCTAATTAATAGAGTAGTGAAAAGAAGAGCTTTGCAAAGTGACATAATTAGGTGA
- the lhgO gene encoding L-2-hydroxyglutarate oxidase: MKDIIIVGGGIVGLATALKIKQKNSKLSVLLLEKEEKLAQHQTGNNSGVIHSGVYYKPGSLKAKNCIDGYNQLLKFCDEEGVPYELCGKVIVATDKSELPTLSMIEERGNQNGLSGLLRLTKEEVKEREPYVNGIAGIYVPQTGIIDYTAVSLKYAEKFQELGGEIILSQKVTDIQEKGGVTTVITNNNSYETKLVVNCAGLYSDKIAKLTTEKLDLKIIPFRGEYFMIKPEKQYLIKNLVYPVPDPNFPFLGVHFTRMINGGIEAGPNAVLAFKREGYRKSLFNLVELGESLAWPGFQKVAAKYWKTGFGEMYRSFSKSAFTTALQKLLPDITESDLTPGGAGVRAQACDRNGGLIDDFLILEESNAVNVCNAPSPAATSSLSIGDHVSDLALKRF, from the coding sequence ATGAAAGATATTATAATAGTTGGTGGTGGTATTGTAGGCTTAGCTACAGCTTTGAAAATCAAACAAAAGAATTCAAAGTTATCCGTTTTATTATTGGAGAAGGAAGAAAAGCTAGCACAACATCAAACGGGTAATAATAGTGGAGTAATTCACTCAGGTGTTTATTATAAACCTGGTAGTTTAAAAGCTAAAAATTGCATTGATGGCTACAACCAACTATTAAAATTCTGTGATGAAGAAGGAGTTCCATATGAACTATGTGGTAAAGTAATTGTGGCTACAGATAAATCAGAACTTCCGACCTTATCCATGATTGAGGAAAGAGGAAATCAGAACGGATTGTCGGGTTTGTTAAGACTTACTAAAGAAGAAGTAAAAGAGCGAGAGCCTTACGTAAATGGAATCGCGGGTATTTATGTGCCTCAAACCGGAATAATAGATTATACTGCTGTTTCTTTAAAGTATGCTGAAAAATTTCAAGAATTAGGTGGAGAAATAATCCTAAGTCAAAAAGTGACTGATATTCAAGAAAAAGGTGGAGTGACTACTGTTATAACAAATAACAATAGCTATGAAACCAAATTAGTGGTGAACTGTGCTGGATTATATTCTGACAAAATTGCCAAACTCACTACCGAAAAACTGGATTTAAAAATTATTCCTTTCAGAGGGGAATATTTCATGATTAAGCCAGAAAAGCAATATTTGATCAAGAATTTAGTGTATCCAGTTCCAGATCCTAACTTCCCATTCTTGGGAGTACATTTTACACGAATGATTAATGGAGGAATAGAAGCAGGCCCCAATGCTGTACTAGCTTTCAAACGAGAGGGCTACCGAAAATCTTTATTTAATTTAGTTGAGTTAGGAGAATCATTGGCTTGGCCCGGTTTTCAAAAAGTAGCTGCTAAATACTGGAAAACTGGCTTTGGGGAGATGTATCGTTCATTCTCTAAATCAGCCTTTACCACCGCACTTCAAAAGTTATTACCAGATATTACTGAAAGTGATTTAACTCCTGGTGGTGCGGGTGTTAGAGCACAAGCTTGTGACAGAAATGGCGGCTTAATTGATGATTTCTTGATACTAGAGGAAAGCAATGCTGTAAATGTTTGCAATGCTCCTTCTCCAGCGGCTACCTCTTCCCTATCTATTGGGGATCATGTGAGTGATTTGGCATTGAAAAGGTTTTAA
- the tyrS gene encoding tyrosine--tRNA ligase → MQKNFIEELQWRGMIHDMMPGVEKQLAKEMSSAYVGIDPTADSLHIGHLVGIMMLKHFQDAGHKPFVLLGGATGMIGDPSGKSKERNLLDEATLRHNEAAIKAQVQNFLDFDDEADNKAELVNNYDWMKDFSFLGFIRDVGKHITVNYMMAKDSVKKRLSSESSEGMSFTEFTYQLVQGYDFLHLYREKNCKLQMGGSDQWGNITTGTEMIRKMEHEEAFAVTCPLIKKADGSKFGKTESGNIWLDPKKTSPYKFYQFWLNASDEDMSNFIRIFSTKGKEEIEALEKEHNEAPHLRVLQKALAEELTVRVHSQEALDMALKASSILFGKSTTEELKSIDEETLLSVFEGVPQITINKSDLDNTENVTDFLSELTEGTIFPSKGEARKMIKGGGVSVNKEKVQDANAGVDFTLLQGKYILVQRGKKNYYLVIVN, encoded by the coding sequence ATGCAAAAGAATTTTATAGAAGAGCTTCAATGGAGAGGCATGATTCACGACATGATGCCGGGTGTGGAAAAACAATTGGCAAAAGAAATGAGCAGTGCTTATGTAGGTATTGACCCTACAGCTGATTCTCTTCACATTGGTCATTTAGTTGGAATCATGATGTTAAAGCATTTTCAAGATGCTGGTCATAAACCATTCGTTTTATTAGGTGGTGCTACTGGAATGATAGGTGATCCATCGGGAAAATCAAAAGAGAGAAACTTATTGGATGAAGCTACTTTAAGACATAATGAAGCCGCTATAAAAGCTCAAGTTCAAAACTTCTTAGATTTTGATGATGAAGCTGATAATAAAGCTGAACTAGTGAATAACTATGACTGGATGAAAGATTTCAGTTTCTTAGGATTCATCCGCGATGTAGGAAAGCATATCACAGTGAACTACATGATGGCGAAGGATTCTGTAAAGAAAAGATTGTCATCTGAATCTAGCGAAGGAATGAGCTTTACAGAGTTTACCTATCAACTCGTGCAAGGATATGATTTCCTTCATTTATACAGAGAAAAGAATTGCAAGCTTCAAATGGGTGGTTCTGATCAGTGGGGAAACATTACTACTGGTACTGAAATGATTCGTAAGATGGAGCATGAGGAAGCTTTTGCGGTTACTTGTCCGTTAATTAAAAAGGCTGATGGTTCAAAGTTTGGTAAAACTGAGAGTGGAAATATATGGCTTGACCCTAAAAAAACTTCACCATATAAATTCTATCAGTTTTGGTTAAATGCTTCAGACGAAGACATGAGTAACTTCATCAGAATCTTCAGTACAAAAGGAAAAGAAGAAATTGAAGCATTAGAAAAAGAGCATAATGAAGCACCACATTTAAGAGTTCTTCAAAAAGCTTTAGCTGAAGAATTAACCGTTAGAGTTCATTCACAAGAGGCTCTGGATATGGCTCTGAAAGCCTCCTCTATCTTATTTGGAAAATCAACCACTGAAGAATTAAAAAGTATTGATGAAGAAACTTTACTAAGCGTTTTTGAGGGGGTACCTCAAATCACCATTAATAAATCTGACTTAGACAATACTGAAAATGTAACCGATTTTCTTTCAGAACTAACTGAGGGGACTATCTTCCCTTCCAAAGGTGAAGCCAGAAAGATGATTAAAGGTGGTGGAGTAAGTGTAAATAAAGAGAAAGTTCAAGATGCTAATGCAGGAGTTGATTTTACTTTGCTGCAAGGAAAATACATTTTAGTGCAAAGGGGTAAAAAGAATTACTATTTAGTTATTGTAAATTAA
- a CDS encoding enoyl-ACP reductase FabI, translating into MSNNLLAGKKGIITGALDENSIAWKVALKAKEQGAQFVLTNAPVALRMGGIQELAKECNTEVIPADATSVDDITKLYTESKEILGGNFDFLLHSIGMSPNVRKGKAYNDLNYDWLQKTYDISAVSFHKMMQTADKMDVMNEYGSILGLSYIAAQRTYPFYNDMADAKALLESIARSYGYHFGKRKNVRVNTISQSPTPTTAGSGISGFDSFYNFAEKMSPLGNATAEECADYVIMMFSDFTRKVTMQNLFHDGGYSFTGISEELIDEMK; encoded by the coding sequence ATGTCAAATAACTTATTAGCAGGAAAAAAAGGAATTATTACAGGTGCATTAGATGAAAATTCTATTGCTTGGAAAGTCGCTTTAAAAGCAAAAGAACAAGGTGCACAATTTGTTTTAACCAATGCTCCAGTTGCTTTAAGAATGGGAGGCATTCAGGAACTAGCTAAAGAATGTAATACTGAAGTGATTCCTGCCGATGCAACTTCTGTTGATGATATCACTAAATTATATACTGAATCAAAAGAAATATTAGGTGGAAACTTTGATTTCCTTCTTCACTCAATTGGTATGTCACCAAATGTGAGAAAAGGAAAAGCCTACAATGATTTAAACTATGATTGGTTGCAAAAGACTTATGATATTTCAGCTGTGTCATTTCATAAAATGATGCAAACAGCAGATAAAATGGACGTAATGAATGAATACGGTTCTATTTTAGGTTTATCATATATCGCAGCTCAGCGTACATATCCATTCTATAACGATATGGCTGATGCCAAAGCATTATTAGAATCAATTGCACGTAGCTATGGCTATCATTTTGGAAAAAGAAAGAATGTGAGAGTAAACACTATTTCTCAATCCCCTACTCCTACTACTGCAGGCTCTGGTATTAGTGGATTTGATTCATTCTACAACTTTGCTGAAAAAATGTCCCCATTAGGAAATGCCACGGCCGAAGAATGTGCAGATTATGTCATTATGATGTTCTCTGATTTCACGAGAAAAGTTACCATGCAGAACTTATTCCATGATGGTGGTTATTCATTCACTGGAATCTCTGAGGAGCTAATTGACGAAATGAAATAA
- a CDS encoding LptF/LptG family permease, with the protein MKLLDKYILKKFLSTFIFVVLIILAIVTVIDYTEKNDDFMEHNLSLLEILPYYGAFIPWIGNLITPITIFIAAVFVTSKMAGHTEIVAMLASGMSFRRFLFPYMLGAGIVGLASFFLNAYIIPDANKTRIAFETAYVKKPFYFTDRDIHLKIAPNTYAYMESYNNQRDVGYRFTLELIEDKILKEKLSARRIEWDSAQSKWKVRDWDLRKFNGMEEIVEKGREMDTVLNITPKDFGNTYGLQETLTLSELNDYISLLKERGADNVKIYLIERYIRFMAPFAAIILTFIGVVVSSKKKRGGTGFQIALGFVIAFVFIIFFILSKAIAENSSMNPILAVWLPNITFSIVGLILYKFVPR; encoded by the coding sequence ATGAAGTTATTAGACAAATACATACTTAAAAAATTCTTGTCAACATTCATTTTCGTGGTTTTAATCATCTTGGCAATCGTGACAGTGATTGATTATACAGAAAAGAATGATGATTTCATGGAGCATAATCTATCATTATTGGAAATACTACCCTATTATGGAGCCTTCATACCATGGATCGGAAACTTGATTACTCCAATTACCATTTTTATTGCTGCTGTATTTGTTACTTCTAAAATGGCTGGACATACTGAAATCGTAGCCATGCTGGCTAGCGGTATGAGTTTCAGACGTTTTTTATTTCCTTATATGCTGGGAGCTGGTATTGTAGGATTAGCTAGTTTTTTCTTAAACGCCTACATCATTCCAGATGCTAATAAAACCCGAATTGCTTTTGAAACTGCATATGTAAAAAAACCATTCTATTTTACTGATCGAGATATACACCTCAAAATAGCCCCTAATACTTATGCATATATGGAAAGCTACAATAATCAAAGAGATGTTGGTTATAGGTTTACATTAGAACTAATAGAAGATAAAATATTAAAAGAAAAGCTAAGTGCTAGAAGAATTGAGTGGGACTCTGCCCAAAGTAAATGGAAAGTGAGAGATTGGGATTTAAGAAAGTTCAATGGAATGGAAGAAATAGTTGAAAAGGGTCGAGAAATGGATACCGTTTTGAATATTACTCCAAAAGATTTCGGTAACACCTACGGACTTCAGGAAACACTGACCCTAAGTGAGTTAAATGATTATATTAGCTTATTGAAAGAACGGGGTGCAGATAATGTGAAAATTTACCTAATTGAGCGCTATATTAGATTTATGGCTCCATTTGCGGCCATTATTTTAACATTTATTGGAGTAGTAGTTTCATCAAAAAAGAAAAGAGGGGGGACGGGATTTCAAATAGCCCTAGGATTTGTGATTGCTTTTGTATTTATCATATTCTTCATTTTAAGTAAAGCAATAGCTGAAAACTCTTCTATGAACCCAATATTAGCGGTATGGCTACCGAATATTACTTTTTCTATTGTAGGCCTAATACTTTATAAATTCGTACCACGATGA